The following proteins are co-located in the Triplophysa dalaica isolate WHDGS20190420 chromosome 2, ASM1584641v1, whole genome shotgun sequence genome:
- the LOC130414116 gene encoding uncharacterized protein LOC130414116 isoform X1: MGGTSTYPSIRRSRLNLAAFEFVIFYDPFLYPGLLTQVGMSSLKVRFYVVVFIEENSIAVTPTSWVEEVNGVLTCYWPRRNADAMSKACHRPDKELWKRYKIRILSETDNYKTARERAKKAVETSNVESEDDVENMRKRKVPVRYWTDSEGENEMPPKQRKKTSMSSQNPQPSVPKPPSYKPPTDITVTAHPSEEDVPYLFSNDLFHENTHDIQETSHAEGAVNADLQQLIRQSEQRVLLAIERMQTDVANSIERLVQAIQQNRAVPASTSTPPQEIIEGPCKTTQELQVLLLKLEDTEEKRKMIQFLSMVGGSSIGDVVRRILRKIASNEVWSNYSLKGRKGKLPFMGTSLHHIVLSACAKQFPQKTEKQIDVCIGETLKHAPHRAKLAITPEGEGNLGTSLEDRDTD, from the exons ATGGGAGGGACATCCACCTATCCCAGCATCCGCAGATCCAGACTGAATTTGGCGGCATTTGAATTTGTCATCTTCTACG ATCCTTTCTTGTACCCTGGCCTACTCACACAGGTTGGGATGTCGTCTCTAAAG GTTCGTTTCTACGTAGTGGTTTTTATCGAGGAAAACTCAATTGCTGTGACGCCCACATCATGGGTAGAGGAGGTGAATGGG GTTCTAACTTGCTACTGGCCTCGTAGAAATGCAGATGCCATGTCAAAGGCCTGTCACAGGCCAGATAAGGAGCTCTGGAAACgatataaaataagaatactCTCAGAGACTG ACAACTACAAGACAGCTAGAGAGCGAGCCAAAAAAGCTGTTGAAACATCTAATGTGGAAAGTGAGGACGATGTGGAAAACATGCGTAAGAGAAAAGTCCCAGTTAGATACTGGACAGATAGTGAAG GAGAAAATGAGATGCCACCgaaacaaaggaaaaaaacatcCATGTCTTCTCAAAACCCACAACCAAGTGTCCCTAAGCCCCCAAGCT ACAAACCACCTACTGATATCACAGTCACTGCCCATCCATCTGAGGAAGATGTGCCATACCTTTTTTCGAATGACCTTTTTCATG AAAATACCCATGACATCCAAGAAACCAGTCATGCAGAGGGTGCAGTAAATGCAG ATCTCCAGCAACTTATTAGGCAATCTGAGCAGCGGGTGCTGCTAGCTATAGAAAGAATGCAGACAGACGTTGCAAATTCTATTGAGCGCCTAGTTCAGGCCATTCAGCAGAACCGTGCTGTCCCTGCATCCACCTCAACACCACCACAGGAGATCATTGAGGGGCCCTGCAAAACAACGCAGGAGCTGCAAGTGTTGCTTTTAAAACTGGAGGACacagaggaaaaaagaaagatg atCCAGTTTTTGAGCATGGTCGGAGGCAGCAGCATCGGGGACGTTGTGAGAAGAATTCTCCGTAAAATCGCTTCGAATGAGGTCTGGTCTAATTACAGCCTGAAAGGCAGAAAAGGAAAGCTGCCCTTCATGGGAACATCACTCCACCACATTGTTTTAA GTGCATGTGCCAAACAGTTTCCCCAAAAAACTGAGAAGCAAATTGATGTTTGCATTGGGGAAACCCTCAAACATGCACCTCATCGTGCCAAGCTGGCCATTACACCT GAAGGAGAAGGAAATCTTGGC
- the LOC130414116 gene encoding uncharacterized protein LOC130414116 isoform X2, with translation MSSLKVRFYVVVFIEENSIAVTPTSWVEEVNGVLTCYWPRRNADAMSKACHRPDKELWKRYKIRILSETDNYKTARERAKKAVETSNVESEDDVENMRKRKVPVRYWTDSEGENEMPPKQRKKTSMSSQNPQPSVPKPPSYKPPTDITVTAHPSEEDVPYLFSNDLFHENTHDIQETSHAEGAVNADLQQLIRQSEQRVLLAIERMQTDVANSIERLVQAIQQNRAVPASTSTPPQEIIEGPCKTTQELQVLLLKLEDTEEKRKMIQFLSMVGGSSIGDVVRRILRKIASNEVWSNYSLKGRKGKLPFMGTSLHHIVLSACAKQFPQKTEKQIDVCIGETLKHAPHRAKLAITPEGEGNLGTSLEDRDTD, from the exons ATGTCGTCTCTAAAG GTTCGTTTCTACGTAGTGGTTTTTATCGAGGAAAACTCAATTGCTGTGACGCCCACATCATGGGTAGAGGAGGTGAATGGG GTTCTAACTTGCTACTGGCCTCGTAGAAATGCAGATGCCATGTCAAAGGCCTGTCACAGGCCAGATAAGGAGCTCTGGAAACgatataaaataagaatactCTCAGAGACTG ACAACTACAAGACAGCTAGAGAGCGAGCCAAAAAAGCTGTTGAAACATCTAATGTGGAAAGTGAGGACGATGTGGAAAACATGCGTAAGAGAAAAGTCCCAGTTAGATACTGGACAGATAGTGAAG GAGAAAATGAGATGCCACCgaaacaaaggaaaaaaacatcCATGTCTTCTCAAAACCCACAACCAAGTGTCCCTAAGCCCCCAAGCT ACAAACCACCTACTGATATCACAGTCACTGCCCATCCATCTGAGGAAGATGTGCCATACCTTTTTTCGAATGACCTTTTTCATG AAAATACCCATGACATCCAAGAAACCAGTCATGCAGAGGGTGCAGTAAATGCAG ATCTCCAGCAACTTATTAGGCAATCTGAGCAGCGGGTGCTGCTAGCTATAGAAAGAATGCAGACAGACGTTGCAAATTCTATTGAGCGCCTAGTTCAGGCCATTCAGCAGAACCGTGCTGTCCCTGCATCCACCTCAACACCACCACAGGAGATCATTGAGGGGCCCTGCAAAACAACGCAGGAGCTGCAAGTGTTGCTTTTAAAACTGGAGGACacagaggaaaaaagaaagatg atCCAGTTTTTGAGCATGGTCGGAGGCAGCAGCATCGGGGACGTTGTGAGAAGAATTCTCCGTAAAATCGCTTCGAATGAGGTCTGGTCTAATTACAGCCTGAAAGGCAGAAAAGGAAAGCTGCCCTTCATGGGAACATCACTCCACCACATTGTTTTAA GTGCATGTGCCAAACAGTTTCCCCAAAAAACTGAGAAGCAAATTGATGTTTGCATTGGGGAAACCCTCAAACATGCACCTCATCGTGCCAAGCTGGCCATTACACCT GAAGGAGAAGGAAATCTTGGC
- the LOC130414116 gene encoding uncharacterized protein LOC130414116 isoform X3 → MYIVRFYVVVFIEENSIAVTPTSWVEEVNGVLTCYWPRRNADAMSKACHRPDKELWKRYKIRILSETDNYKTARERAKKAVETSNVESEDDVENMRKRKVPVRYWTDSEGENEMPPKQRKKTSMSSQNPQPSVPKPPSYKPPTDITVTAHPSEEDVPYLFSNDLFHENTHDIQETSHAEGAVNADLQQLIRQSEQRVLLAIERMQTDVANSIERLVQAIQQNRAVPASTSTPPQEIIEGPCKTTQELQVLLLKLEDTEEKRKMIQFLSMVGGSSIGDVVRRILRKIASNEVWSNYSLKGRKGKLPFMGTSLHHIVLSACAKQFPQKTEKQIDVCIGETLKHAPHRAKLAITPEGEGNLGTSLEDRDTD, encoded by the exons atGTACATA GTTCGTTTCTACGTAGTGGTTTTTATCGAGGAAAACTCAATTGCTGTGACGCCCACATCATGGGTAGAGGAGGTGAATGGG GTTCTAACTTGCTACTGGCCTCGTAGAAATGCAGATGCCATGTCAAAGGCCTGTCACAGGCCAGATAAGGAGCTCTGGAAACgatataaaataagaatactCTCAGAGACTG ACAACTACAAGACAGCTAGAGAGCGAGCCAAAAAAGCTGTTGAAACATCTAATGTGGAAAGTGAGGACGATGTGGAAAACATGCGTAAGAGAAAAGTCCCAGTTAGATACTGGACAGATAGTGAAG GAGAAAATGAGATGCCACCgaaacaaaggaaaaaaacatcCATGTCTTCTCAAAACCCACAACCAAGTGTCCCTAAGCCCCCAAGCT ACAAACCACCTACTGATATCACAGTCACTGCCCATCCATCTGAGGAAGATGTGCCATACCTTTTTTCGAATGACCTTTTTCATG AAAATACCCATGACATCCAAGAAACCAGTCATGCAGAGGGTGCAGTAAATGCAG ATCTCCAGCAACTTATTAGGCAATCTGAGCAGCGGGTGCTGCTAGCTATAGAAAGAATGCAGACAGACGTTGCAAATTCTATTGAGCGCCTAGTTCAGGCCATTCAGCAGAACCGTGCTGTCCCTGCATCCACCTCAACACCACCACAGGAGATCATTGAGGGGCCCTGCAAAACAACGCAGGAGCTGCAAGTGTTGCTTTTAAAACTGGAGGACacagaggaaaaaagaaagatg atCCAGTTTTTGAGCATGGTCGGAGGCAGCAGCATCGGGGACGTTGTGAGAAGAATTCTCCGTAAAATCGCTTCGAATGAGGTCTGGTCTAATTACAGCCTGAAAGGCAGAAAAGGAAAGCTGCCCTTCATGGGAACATCACTCCACCACATTGTTTTAA GTGCATGTGCCAAACAGTTTCCCCAAAAAACTGAGAAGCAAATTGATGTTTGCATTGGGGAAACCCTCAAACATGCACCTCATCGTGCCAAGCTGGCCATTACACCT GAAGGAGAAGGAAATCTTGGC